The Silene latifolia isolate original U9 population chromosome Y, ASM4854445v1, whole genome shotgun sequence sequence tgttatgaggaaaaagtggtctacaaaacaaaggagtaaaacaaatgtcgttttaataataatactcgtaaaaattttaaTCTAAACAAGTTttgtgcatttttctagtgacctctacccaactagataaatgattccaagacccaaattcatatcgacttaggcacggtagggccgattcatcctttatcaatataactcggtggattaacgtttaatcgattctacttttagaactcttggtcgataaaattactctaataattatctatagcccaaaacacatctgacaagggcacggtatggccgatgaaacccttatcgaaatacttttgttgagttcaatccaaatttcgaataaatgtgtccatgatccaaatccacatcaacttgggcacggtagggtcgattcatcccttatcaacatgaattcggtggatagacatttatcacccacttcccctacgtaacaagttttgtaccccggtagggccgagtgcactcccttgcgaaataggttttcatggtttctactatttggtaaggctatgtctcaattaattgttttagcgagaggtcatgtcaatttattatctatcacgttttaagtgaactaaagcggtgaactacgataattctaattgacacggtcgattaaactcgatgaaagaagatgcatgttttagttatggcgatttagcgatgcatgtgacatataaataaaatgcaaccataaaataaataaatcctagtatggcctttcctaaaatagaaaaactatttaactattacatattcggaaaccaactccattggtcccttgaacttcggttgtggcacgcatctcgaggtaacatcgtctttatgtatcgccatcttgaagaaatccatctttgggaactccgagataaattaaattacataacaaattacataatttcctattatacatttgtaactaaaataaataaaataaatctattaaattacaaaacggtgatacgagatcacaataaaattacaaccgaattgatattcccatacatttcgggaaataccaattaaaactaaggccatactaagtaaaattacataattcaaaattacataaataaaattatgacaatcataaaggaaaaatgcagcattataatatgtatgaacatgcccaattttatgctaaatcgcctttaattagccaatatcgtatattactcggtttttacggatttgcgtgatttcaacattttataatcacaaaaattacataaattcatatttatgcataagttaattaccctaaccacttagaactcaaaatttagtcttcactaataatttgaccacaATTAAATCATATttctaaatttgttcattaatggactaaaaatttcaaaaataagctataaacttcaaataaatcacaaaatttcaaataaattcaaaatttgaaatttaaacccatgaacattctggaaaaataccatgacactcataatattcaaaaaacttaggttaaaaatttcgaaatttatccggaaaaacaatgttgcggtttatcggttttaaccaaaataatcataaaaaaatgtgaaaaattatatacattaactttcaattttagatctgaaaaagataataaaatgcaacatatgatgtttttctttagtcatagagtatgttttattaattttttttttcattaattaagtcactattcatgccatttttcttcaaaaatccataaatcatgcaaaaagacttcactatagcccattattttacacacatcttgtaaaatttcatgtaacaacatactaaatttctatgaccagattcgaaatttatctcatattaacttatttttcacctaaatccgaatttaataatgaaaaatccatttttcgagcataataggtccaaaaattatgaaactttacaggttatctcaaaataatatatgtgacaacatatccgaaaatcactggaaaattcgaagtatagctaattttagaccgaaaatgacatttttactcataaaatcatatttaaatgccattattgtataatatgaacaataaaaatccgtaaattaaccaaaatatcctaaaatattttaggaccagaaattttaacatgcatgaattaatttcgtgatatatcataataacacaaattttacaagttttatatgttaatctttataactcggaaaaaattttaaccgatttgcatgcaaacaaccttggctcatgataccgattgaaggaaaagtagatctatatacttacatattcatatatgttataatttaatttgtcataaaattaatgattgatcttatgcatgcaaacattaaaacaaaataaggaagaaacattgttctgacattgtgattttcggtttaatgggcacaagagagatcacctttctctcttgttcttgagctttcccttttggatgaactaagacccaagtgtaggatctctcccaaggatttatacccaaagctttctcttaattaaaattaatattatagatactattacaatattaatcttgtagaaaaatgacccaaaacaatttggtttttaatctcccaaaaaccggttgggagagaataggagaggaagtattttctctttctaaaatcttaatttttgataagttagaatgaatgaataatgcacactcatgcatgtagtgtatatcaaaaaaatataagacaaaaaccctttgccttttctttggtaaaaccgggtaggagggaagaggagggaagaaaggagaccaaatgcatgctcttgtttgccttcacaatgaaaactagggttgcatggctaggctattagtgaatgattatgttttccactaatttaaacaacacaattttagccaaaacctccccttaatttcggtacatacataaaatggaatccattttatttttgtcaattttgtcttatgtcacatgtcatatgttacataaattagttatgtatttttaacatattaaaaatcaacgtattaataaaaatacgtcatatacaaaaatcgacttagtaattcataattacttgtaccaaaatattttaccaatttacaaatcacaataaattgtatttataataattcattcaattttaattgtttctttaaacaataatttcatctgagtaatgatacaattcaaatactcaaaccgtatctcattttaatcaatttcaatgtgatacgtaaattttacttccaaaatcgtccgtcaattttcaagtaatttaattaactcgtaacgttatacgattaattaaatgatcaattaagagtgttgccctataggtatgacctaggggatcaattgatcaccaccgtcgcacgacagtaatgtcaaactctagtcagccaatcattaccgatatatgttgatcagttgacagtaaaatattacttcccaattgtattctttataatgagacttaaacatgtgatcatcatgatcaatagtcgtgatcgcattattgtcagaggacacatattccaacagaataAACTAAAgagatgggatttggttgaaggtcTCCCTTCAATTAAATTTGATCAAGAAACTCTATGTGACTTgtgtgctcgttgcaaacatgtgagatcttCGTCCAAACCTAAACGAGTTGTAAGTACAAAAGAACCACTAGAACTTGTGCATATGGATCTATGCGGCctaatgaaggtaagaagtagaggcggatACAAGTATAttttcgttctagttgatgatttttttttttggtagaatgtgagCTTTTCATTAATATAAAACAATATTACATGATGATTCAATACAAAACATAGCTACAAAAGCTGAATACTAAACATGAATATCCAAACTAAGTAGCCATTCCTTATCCTTTTGAGGCATAACAGTCTGAATTTTTTGAAGAATTCGTGCCTTGACTATAGATTGGATCTCCTTAATCACCCTTCTTGGTGTAGCTAGTGTCAAGGAGAGCCTGCATTCATTCCTGTATTTCCAAATACAATACCAAGTAGCCATTAGAGCCATCCTAGCTACAAGCTTTCGCAACTTTGTGCAGTTGATTTGAACCAGAGATCCTCCGCACAACCATTGCTCAATACCATCAATAATCAGAGCTATACACACATTTGCCAAACAAATGCTCATGTGTCTCAGTTGCTTGCTCACAGTTAACACAACTATTACTGTCACAAATCTGCAGTTGAAACAGTTTATCTCTCAGCTGCAGACCCTTATGTTTTACCATCCATCCAACTAAAGAATGCCTAGGTATATTCCATGGAGCCCATACAATATTATACCACTTTGGATAAGGGGTGTGGACCCCGCAACCAGTAGTAACAAGATTGAATAGAGTAGCCCCTAGCATCCGCCCGCCAGTGACCACCCACAAAACCAGAATTCAACAGATCCTTAATTTTGAGATGTTCCTCCAGTTCCAATTGGCATCGGGAGGAGGTTGATAACTATGCCGGTCGGCTCCTTTCGGATATACATGATCAATCCATAGAACCCATAACCTGTCAGCTTTAGTATGTAGCCAATTCACCAATTTACCAAAAGTAGCCTTGTTCCACACCTCTGCACTTTTTATATTTAGTCCACCTTCCTTCTTCCTACAGCAAATTTTCTCCCAAGCTATCAGAGGAACCCTATGATAATCAGACTCCCCACTCCAAAAGAAATTTCTGCAAATTGCTTCAATTCTTCTAATAACACCTTTAGGGATAAGAAATATAGAAGCCCAATAGTTGTGGAGAGTATTTAACACAGAGTTGATTAAGATGAGCCTTCCTGCATAGCTAAGTTTCCTTGCACCAATTCCTCTAATCTTTTGAACCACCTTATCCAGCAGAATATTACAATCAGCTTTAGACAATCTGCCAGGTTGGATGGGCACTCCCAAATATTTGAATGGTAACACCCCTTGTTGGAACCCTGAAACCTGAACAACATCCATTCTCACATCACTAGGGACCCCATTAAACACTACCTCTGACTTAGCAGCATTAACCTTCAAGCCAGAAGTTGCAGAGAAGGTAGATAAAGCCCTTAGTAGAAGCATAATTGATCTGATATCACCCTTACAGAACATTAACAGATCATCAGCAAAAAGAAGATGTGTCAATTTCAGACTTTTACAAAGAGGATGATATCTAAAGTACCATCTTCTAGTGGCATACTCCATAACCCGAGTTAAGTACTCCATACAAATGCAAAAGATAAGTGGAGAAATAGGATCTCCCTGCCTCAATCCTCTTTTGCCATGAAAGTAACCAAAGTGTGATCCATTCAGGTTGAGAGTATAAGATGGAGTAGTAATGCACAAAGATGATCAACTTCCTAAAATGCTCAGGAAAGTTAAGAGCATCTAACATTTGATCCACAAACTGCCACTCAATTGAATCATAGGCCTTCTGTAAGTCAAGCTTGAACATACATCTTGGTGAAACCATACCTCTATTATACATTCTAACCAGATCCTGACAAATGAGTATATTTTCCAGAATACTTCTCCCCTTAACAAAAGCTCCTTGATTTTTACTAATTATGTCAGGTAAAATCCTTGCAAGTCTATTACACATAACCTTAGAAATTGCCTTATAGAGGACATTACAGCAAGAGATAGGTCTGAAGTGTTTAACACTAGTAGGTCTATCAACTTTAGGGATAAGAGTGATTACAGTAGAGTTAACCTGATTCAAAAGCCTCCCAGCCTCAAAAAAATTGATAACAGCAGCTCCAACCTCATCTCCTATAATATCCCATGCATCCTTATAGAATTGACTTGAATAACCATCAGGCCCAGGAGATTTACCATTAGGGATACTGAAGATGCATTGTTTCACCTCTTCCATAAGAATCTGGTTGGGCTAGAATGAGCCGGTGCTCCTCAAGTACAACAAGGACCCCCAGTCACCACATGCTTCTGAACAGATATAGTCTGAGTATGAGAACCTAGCAGACTCTGGTAATAATCCAAGAAAGCCATCTGGATATCAGCTCCCTCAGTACAAAGCCTACCATCCTTATCCTCAATTTGGAAGACCTTATTCATCATTGTTCTCTTTTTAATGGCCTGATGGAAATAAGCAGTGTTCAAATCACCCTCAATAGACCACTGGACTTTAGCTTTCTGAGATAAGAAGCTATCCCTTGCCACAATAAGCTCCCTTAGGTCCCTAGCTAAGTCCAATTCCTGTTGAATTAGATTGACTTCCTCAGGATTGTCCACCAAAGCTTGCTGAATATTAGTCAGAGCCAAACTAGCAATAGTAGTAGTGTTTTCAATATCAGAAAAACAAGTAGCATTCAATTTCTTCAAAACTGGTTTGAGAGCTTTTAACTTCTTAATTACTCCAAACATTTTAGTGCCAGGGAAAGATCTTCTCCACACCTGAAGCACACTAGGTTTGAACTCTTCAGCTGAgccccacatattgaagtacttAAAATTTCTTTTGCCTCCCAAATCAGCTCTCCTATGCACCACTGTACAAGGACAATGATCAAAAAGACCCTCAGGATGGAAATGTGCAATATAATCACCATACATAGCCATCCATTCAAGATTCCCCATTGCCCTGTCCAATCTGCTATACACTCTATCTGAAGCAGCCTGCTTATTAGACCAGGTATACAGTGCTCCTGTAGCAGAAATATCATCCATACAACATAAAGAAACACATTCTTGAAACTGTTCCATCTCAATCTCAGTAGTGTTACCACCAAGTCTTTCAACAGGAGAAAGAACAGTATTAAAATCACCAAGCCAGAGCCAAGGATCAGTACAATTAGTAGCCACTTGTTTAAGAAACTCCCATAGCTCCACCCTTTCATGTAAATCATTAGAAGCATAAATCATAGTCAAATAAAATTTCCTATCATCAGTTTGAGACCTTACCAACATATGAATATATTGAGCATTGTAAGCCCAGAACTGTATATCAAAACAATCAAGATTTCCAAAAAAACCAAATTCTCCCCCCTTTATGCCACCTGCAGTTAGTGGTCACACTCCACCCATCACAGATAGAAGTAGGTCTCTGAAGTAATGTACTAGGTTTTAGTTTAGTTTCTAGCAGACCAAAAAGACCAACTCCATTATTGTGCATAAACCATTTGACCACTTTCTGCTTATTCAGGTCATTtagacccctaacattccaaaatccaATACTATGCATCAGAACTGGCTACTGGAGGGTCCTTTCCACTCTCAACCACTCCCCCTCCAGGAGTAGCATTACTAACCAAGACATCAGCAAAAGTGTATGGGCTAAACTTCCCTGACAATCTGACACCAGCCAACCCCCCTTGCCTATTGATCCTCATAATCTGCTTAGCAGGTGTAGCTTTGACTCCAGGAGTCGATTTAACCTGTCCCAAAGGGGGAAAAGCCTCAGGTGTAAGGATAGTAGGGGTTTGAACACCAGTAGGAGCTTGCTGAATTGGCTTCCAAACTTTTTAAGGCCCCTTCTTTGATTTAGGTACATTGCTCGAACTCTTTCGCTTCTGTTCTTTGGACCAGGCTTCCGCTTTGTGTAGCCAGGTGACCTATACCAGATACAACTGGTGCGGGTAATTGGTTTCCATTCATAAGAAAAGAAACATTAACCACCTTGCCATGTTCATCTAGGAACTTAACCACATCGTGCAAGCTCGATCCATTTTCAATTCAACCAAAACCCTCGCATAGCTTAATTGAGTTTTATCAACAGAGGGTCCATCCAATGAACAAAGTTCCCCACAAGACAAGCTATCTTAGGTAAACATCTCCCCCAAAATTTCAAAGGTATACCAAAGAAGACGAACCCAAACAGGGGACCACTTCAACCTTACCCTTCTCTAATTGGATGAAATTTCCCGGGGTTTAATAACAATaggtttattatcaaacaaaTAATACCAGAGACTTTAACAACGCATCCCTACTACCCTGTTTAGTAAACCTAACAAGGAAAACTCCATTATCCAAGAAAGACACTCTGTCAACACCAAAATCTCCCCAAACATCATAGACATAGTCCTCAATAAGCCTCCATGGTGGATTAGCGCCTAAAACATAACAAAAGACAGAGTTTTTCCAAAATTCTACCTCTGGTTGTATGTCCTCGAAGTAAATCAACAGCTCCCCCAACTCTTCCTCCTCTGTAATAGATTCCATGACCGGTTGATCTTTACCATTCCTTCTAAGTATCCACCCATCCTGAGAATTGATAGCATCTTCCTCAGACAAGTTAAGGACAGGGATCCCTGTATTTCTGTAAAGACCGCACCTTTGTTGCCACTGCAGAAGTAGGACCCGAAGGTAGGAGCTTTAGGTCCCATTTGTGAAGATCTGCTCGAAGTACCCAAAGAACACATTCTTAGCAACTGTAGCCGAAGATGAAGCTGAAGTTTTTTGTAATGGCGTAAAACGGTTATGGTTATTGTGCTTAACGGCTGTCATGTTTTTAGGTTTCCTGAATTTTAGAgcttttctctctctagtttATCTCTCATGATTTGTTCTGATTTGCCTccgttctagttgatgattactctaggtatGTTTGGCCTATTTTTCTtaattcaaaagatgagactttcgaagagtttgcagttctaatgaagcttgcccaaaataagtataaatcaaaattagtttctaTACGTACAGATCATgtcaccgaatttgataaccatgccTTTATTGATTATTGTAGGGAGAagggtgttgggcataacttctcagcaccacgaaccccacaacaaaacggtgttgttgaacgtatgaatagaacactaaaGGATATGGCACGTAcgatgcttttgtgtagtggtcttCCTCGTAATTTCTGGGCAGAAgttattagtactgcatgctatgttcacaatcgagctttgattagacctattATCAAAAAGACTACCTATGAGCTTCTTAGAGGATgaaaacctaacatatcacatctatgttacttcgggagtaaatgttttgtccataataatggtaaaaatagattaagcaaattcgatcccagaagcGACGAAGCTGTAGTTGGCtactctaatcatagtaaagcatataaggtttttaataagagaatcttatgcatcgaagaaagtgttcatgttatttttgatgagaataatatgtttgataaagctgaacaggatgaagAAGAGGATATGAACGAGCCAGATTTTCGACTATCTAGAAATGATCCTCCAGagttggatgaggaagataaagaaattgaaggCATCAATGATGAACAAGAAAgtccttcgaatgataaaggaaatagAAATGAgattatagttgatgatactataagcTCTTCTGTCTGATCCCAGTTGGCATGATGTTGGTAGTCAAGGAGATCAACAGTTTGTTGTCCAAAATTTATACACACGCATGCAAAGTGCCCACCAACGTTGACAAGTACGAAGATAAACTCGGCATTCAGGTTGAAAGTTTTATCACAGTCCTGGATGAAGGTATCCCAAATGTGATACAGCCGATCAGTGATGTCATTAGACTGTGAGCCTGCTTCACGTATATCCAAAAGCTGCATGATACATTCCTGTTCAAAGAAGTGAGTGAGACTACATAATAAAAGTAAGAACTAATGTATAACTTTTAGGCTTTCTGCCGGGGGGGGTGTACCATATGACGTATCCCAAAGAAGGCCATCCTAGGAAGTAAGTATTCAGCAGACTCCAAATGGTTCAGCAAAACAGCCCACGACTCAATGACAATAGGCGACATGTTAACCTCAGGAAGCATGGTCATGATGTCGGACCGGCGCAGCGCGGCATGCCTACTGTACCAAGAGATTGATTCGCTGCGATATAACACACGTATAATAGTAAGAAATTGAGAAGTAGTTACAAATTAAATATCGTAGCTAATTGGCCCTGTTATAAGAGTTTGGCAGGTACTAACGAATTTTCAAAGTTGTAGTCGTCTAACAAGCAATAATCCACCGCATGCTTTCGACGTGATCGAATACCCCTGACCAAGCTTTGATTGTTCCGTAAGAAGGTCGAGACAACAAGAGTCGTGCGTACAGCAGCCCCACGATCAATTGAGCAACCCAAACCATCCCCCCGCCGGGGACGGCCCGTCTGgtgacaaaggttggctactcGACGATCACGGCGACGCTTGCACAACAACGGGGCTGCTTTCCGCCTGTATGGCTACAGGATTGACAACAGGGCTTCCTTCTACGCATTTAGGGGGTGGGACTGCAACACGGGGACGTTTGCTATACGTAATCTCTTCCTCATCGTCCAGACTCCGCTTCTGTGCAACATTGGAGACCGGGTTCAGACCTTGACCATACTTTTCCCTGAATTGGGTAATCCTTGCACGAACGCTCTCCCTCACTTTGTTATGGTCACTCAGGATAAGAATCGACACCACTTCAGCCCGGACGAGGTTGAGAACGTCCCTCTCACCTACGGCGCAGTCAAATAGCTTCCCATTGAAAAGCAGCATGTGTATCATCATGTACACCCCGCAATCAAACGCAGAATAACCCGTACCTTGCCATTTAAATTCGACATTGACAAATTTGAACCGTGCAACCTTTGAACCTCTGACAAACCCTTTAGACTCCAGATACTCACCCATTAAATCACACTGTAAAAGGAATTTAAAAAAAAGTCAATTTAAAAACAGTGTTTACAATTCCAGAATACATCAACACTAAAGAACAAATTAATGTATGCTATTTATAATTATTACCGCAATACGGGAAATTCCAAAATATGGAAGCTTCTCAAAATCATCGTCGTATCGACGGTTGTCCAAATACTCTATCTGCTCGGAAACGAAGTTTATGCATGCACAGCTGTAATGATCATTATTGCCAGATAAGATCGGGATGAAGACCTGGCGGATGTGACAACAAAGACATAAAAGATACACTCAGTAaaatttcacatttacactttcaataattcgtcacatttacagtccctgtgtcatgacatttacactttccatatattgACATTTACACTATATATGTcgtgacatttacacttcatatttagtcacctttacactccctgTGTCATAACTTTTACACTTCACTatatctcacatttacacttcctatgtgatgacatttacactttccatatattcacatttacactttatatgtgctgacatttacacttcctatttagtcacctttacactccctatgtcatcacatttacactttctatataatcacatttcCACTATACATCATGgcatttacacttcactatgtatcacatttacacttcatatttcattacatttacacttcacaatatcTCACGACATTTGATTCACTATGTCTCACGTTTACActtcatatgtcatgacatttacactttacatatattcacatttacactttatatgtgctgacatttacactttctatttagtcacctttacactcgctatgtcatcacatttacactttctatataatcacatttacactatacatcatgacatttacacttcactatgtatcacatttacacttcatatttcatgacatttacactttcttcttaatcacatccaggcatttacactttctgtgaaaatcacatatacactttcggtgtgatgacatttacacttcacaataggtcacatttacacttaccatatcagatccaagttgaaatggagaaaacaggattgaatccaagcaggattgaatccaagcatcccacccagcccagatttcgtcctttttttcaagaacaattcctttcttcttcgcTTTCCAAATATCCAGTGCAGGGCTCTGTTCAAACGAAGGGCAGCACTATTAAATTTAGACACTTACGTTACAATTAAATTGGAACTATAAAAATTGCATTGAGTGAGGATAGGGCAAGTACGGTGTGACTAAGCCCGAAGAAACAACGAGAGGATGCAACTGGTGCAGTTTGGTCATACATCATCTTATTGATTATTAGGCATCAACAATCGATTACAGAATTCATAACTTCCTGTCCAGGTTCAAGGATTAACATGTCTTCCCGTGACACGAAGAAGAAGTCTGAAAAAACTGCCAATTCTTCcctacaaaaaaagaaaaaattatataaggcgaaCATGGTTACGACAACATATAAGTATTAATATGTTTGACATAGAAATTAATCGACTCACCCGTTCAACCAAGATTCTAATTTGTTAAATACGTAGTCCAGGACGTATTTCCTTTCCTTAAAAACACCCCTAAATAATTTCTTATTCAGCTGCAGGTCTACAGTAACAAAGCCCTGCTCGGGCATGGGTTCCCCACAATCCATGGTGCAAGTCAGATTCTCAGGGACCACTTCCATGCACTGTAAGGGCTCaggtgaatgaaataggaaagggTGGTGATCCATATTACTCCGGGGGACATAAATTTCCCGACCATCCGCGGGGACCATTTGGTTCGAAGGGCTGCCAAATCGATCGTTCCAAAATCCTCACTGGAACCCCCTTAAATGCCTCGGCTAGCTCTGCGAGTAGATATAAACACTTTGAAAATTCGTGCAACTTAAACTTAGAGGAGGGTGCTTCAACAACCACCTTATCTGCTGCCTCTGCAACATCCATGGGCTTGTCATCACTCTGAAATCAACCAGGACAACCGGGTTGTGCAGTAGGGCCCTCACCTTGCTCAATGACCATGCCACTACCAATCTCTAACCCTTCTTGCGATGCATCTTCACGGACTGTGGTCGAAACAACGCCAGGCTCACCATCCGGTGCTTTCGTACCACTAACTTGGCGTCGGTCAACGGGCTGTTCCACTCCCGGTGCACCGCTAACATCCACAGCCTCACCAGGCACTAGTCCAACCACGAGTGGTTCGGGCCCACGGCAGGGCCCCTGGTCTTGGGGCGGCTCCATGTCCATGCCCTGCACAGCCTCCTCCTGGACTGTCGGTGCACCGCTAAAATCCACATCCACGCTAGTCACTAGTCCAACCACCACTGATTCAGGCCCACGGCGGGTCCCCTGATCTTGTGGCGGCTCCAGATCCATTCCTTGCACAGCCTCGTCCTGTTCTCTCGGTGCACCACCCTGTGCCACTTCACAGTCACCGCTGTCTGACAACTTTTTCAACGCGTTATCAATATCAGTTGTcgctataaatttcaactgaaatGAAGATGATCCATCTTCAATTGACGGGACTACCACATCCGCATCCACCTTGTTCGCTACTTTTGAATAAGACACCTCCCCTTCACCAGTAACAGGCCCCTGTTCGTCAGCATGCTCCATATCCATACCCTGCACAATCTTAT is a genomic window containing:
- the LOC141630614 gene encoding uncharacterized protein LOC141630614 — translated: MELVFLFWAYNAQYIHMLVRSQTDDRKFYLTMIYASNDLHERVELWEFLKQVATNCTDPWLWLGDFNTVLSPVERLGGNTTEIEMEQFQECVSLCCMDDISATGALYTWSNKQAASDRVYSRLDRAMGNLEWMAMYGDYIAHFHPEGLFDHCPCTVVHRRADLGGKRNFKYFNMWGSAEEFKPSVLQVWRRSFPGTKMFGVIKKLKALKPVLKKLNATCFSDIENTTTIASLALTNIQQALVDNPEEVNLIQQELDLARDLRELIVARDSFLSQKAKVQWSIEGDLNTAYFHQAIKKRTMMNKVFQIEDKDGRLCTEGADIQMAFLDYYQSLLGSHTQTISVQKHVVTGGPCCT